AGCATTTCTATTGTGTTTTCCATCCTCTTGCAGGAAACAGGAAGTAAGCTTCGTACGGGATTGTACAAAAGTATTATGCTCATGCCGTTTTTTCTATCATGGGTGGTAGGAGAGTATATTGTTTATACCTTACTGAATACGGATCAGGGGCTAGTGAATGGAATTCGTGAATCACTAGGACTTGAAGCCATTCAGTGGTATGGAGAACCTTCATACTGGCGATTTATTATGCCGCTAGCCTACCTTCTTAAGCAAGTGGGATATACTTCAGTGATTTATGTTGCGGCAATAACAGGGATTTCACCTGAATACTATGAAGCGGCCGAAATAGATGGCGCTAGCAAGTGGCAGAAAGCATGGTATGTGACTATTCCGCTCTTGATGCCTGTAGTGATTATTCTGACGCTTCTGTCGCTGGGGAGAATTTTCAACGGCGGGCTTGGTGACTGGAGTGCGTTCTACACGTTGCCACGGGAATCGGGGATATTATTCTCGACGACGGACGTCATCGATACGTATGTGTTTAGAGCATTACGAACCGTGAATGATATCGGGATGTCCTCAGCGGTAGGCTTATACCAGGCTGTTGTAGGATTGATCCTTGTCCTTATCTGTAATTATTTGGTGAAAAAATATGATCCCGAGAGCGCAATGTTCTAGACTGCTGATGAAGGAGCGTGTTGATATGGAAGGGTCTCTGTCTCTAGTAAAAAGAAGGGGAACATTCACGAAGCTTGTAGTCAATATAATTTTCATTATTTACAGTTTAATGTGCCTCATTCCGATATGGATGGTGCTGTCCGTTTCTTTAACTCATGAAAAATCGATTATCACAGAGGGATATCACCTTTTCCCAAAAGACTTTAGTCTCGCGGGCTATTGGTATGCATTCTCCGGCTCTACATCCATCCTGAATGCATACAAGATAACCATCCTTGTAACGGTCGTTGGTACGATTCTTCATTTGCTTATCACCTCCATGTTGTCGTATGCCATTTCAAGACCTGAGGTGAGGTACAGAAATCAGATCGCCTTTTTGGTATTCTTTACGATTTTGTTTAATGGGGGATTAGCACCATATTACATATTGATCACGAAATATCTCCATTTGAAGGATACATTGTTTGTCTTGATCGTCGTATTGCTACTGTCCCCAGTGCATGTAATGATCATGCGCAACTTCTTCAAGGCACTGCCAGACTCCATTACGGAAGCGGCGAGAATCGACGGTTCAGGGGAGTTCAACACTTTTTTTCGGATTGTACTACCGCTGTCTACTCCAGTTCTTGCAACGATCGGACTCTTTATCGCCATCGCCTATTGGAATGACTGGTTTACCAGTGCGCTCTTCATCGAGAATAACAAACTTTATTCTCTCCAATATTTGCTCCAGTCCTTATTAACGAATATTCAGTATTTACTTAGTAATGACAGTGCATCCAGATCTATTGAAAAGGCCGTGGGTATCCTTCCGGGAGAAAGCGCCAGAATGGCTGCCTGTATCCTTTCGATTGGACCCATTATTGTAATGTATCCGGTTTTGCAGCGGTATTTTGTAAAGGGTCTTACACTTGGTGCTGTGAAAGCTTAGAACCCAAAAACATAAATTTCATGAAAAGTATCCTTTTTAAAGAGTTTAATGGTTTCTTAATTGAAGGAAAATATACTTTTTTCGGTAGGCAACTATTCTTCCGGGCAGTAATGTGAAAATAGCAATGAGAAACACTATAGCTTCTACCATGATGGAGGTGATGCTTACCGGGAACATACCATAAGGCGGCAAGGTGGCGTTGAAATATACCTCTTAGGATCTTCTTCATAACTTCCTTACAAATGTTCAACTTACAGCTCAGGGTTACGGATAGGTCATACAAATCCTTGTTGAAGAGAAAAAAGGAGGTCAATATGTTTAAATTGAAAAAACTTTTAACTACTTCAATCATATTCATGTTCATTGTGGTTCTAACGCTTAGCGGATGTGGATCGAAATCCGAATCCGAAGCGCCTTCGAATGAACCCACGAATAAATCCACGAATAAACCCACGAATGAACCGGCGAAGCAAGAAGAGCCTGTAGAATTATCATTTTACATCGCAAACTCTCCGGTGAAAGATATGGATCGAATTATGGAGGCTGCAAATAAGATTATTAAGGAAAAGATCAATGCTACGTTAAAGCTTGTCGTTACCGATTGGAGCGCGTATCCGCAAAAATTAAATCTGATGATATCGTCCGGAGAATCGTTTGACCTTGCCTTTACCGGCAGCTTCGGAGAATTGAACTACTTCCAGAATGCCTCCAAAGGAGCCTATAAAGATATCACTGAGCTGCTGGATCAGTACGCGCCGGTGACAAAATCAAGAGTACCCGACAGTATTTGGAATGGAGTTAAAGTAAACGGAAAAATTTACGGTTCCATTAACTATCAGGTATGGGGAATGGCTGGAGCAAAAGGTGTACAGTTAAGAAAAGATTTTGCCGACAAATATAATTTCGATTGGAAGTCAATGAAGAATTGGGAAGATTTAACCCCATTTCTGGATGCTGTGAAAAAGGGAGAGCCCGGCATCATTCCTTGGGAATATAGCAACCAAGCCGATAACTTTGCAGATATGCCGATCATGTATGGCATGGATGCAGTAGCCGACAATAAAATTCCCGGATGGATCAGGATTAACGATAAGGATATTAAGGTATTCAACCAGTATGAAACGGAGGAATATAAGGGTTATCTGAAGACGTTCAGAAACTGGTATGTGAATGGATACATCAAGAATGATGCCGCAACGATGAAAGATTATGTCCCGGATAGGAAAGCTAAACGGATTGCTGCATTATACGCCAACCCGTATCCTGACCTGGTTGATATGCCTGAGTTGGAGGCTCAAAGCTTTATGTCTATGGCGCCGGTGGAGGATAAGGTATACTCTTACTCCAAAAGGTTCACCGAGCCATTCATATCTGCAAATGGTCCTTCCACCGCTCTAGTCGCGGTTGGGGCTAATTCAAAGCATCCGGAGAAGGCGGTTGAACTGATTGAACTGATAAATACCAACGATGAATTGTTCCATCTTATAGCTTTCGGCGAAGAAGGAAAGGATTACAAGAAAATAGGCGAGAAGCAAGTTGAAATGATTCCGGACATGTACAATTTTAATTATAGCGAGTGGGAAATTGGACAGTCGTACGGCAGAATGCTGTGGGATCAAAATACCAATGTAGAAACTCAGGAGAAGATGCTGGCCATCATTTACGAAGCTGATAAAACGGCTACGGTATCCCCGGTGATGGGCTTCGTTTTCGACTCGGAACCTGTGAAGACCCAAATTGCCAACGTGGACGCGACCTTGAAGGAATACCTCTACACGCTCAATTCCGGTTCAGTAGAACCTGACAAGTACTATGATGAATTTATAAACAAACTGAAAAAAGCCGGAGCTGACGACATTATTGCTGAAAAGCAGAAGCAAATTGACGAATGGAGAAAAGCGAACGGTAAATAAGAGAGCACATTATAGCCCCCTATCATGAACAATAGTCATTTGATAGGGGGTTCATTTTTTTGATTTTAAAAATCTTAAAACATAGTGAAATATACACTTTTTGGAGAATGTTAATGCAAATTATCAAAGGAAGGTACGCATTTTTCTGTATCTAATTTTTCTTTGACCTTTTATGGTCGGCAATCAGGTGAGCAAGACGGTTCAGTTCGAGACGGGAACTAGCATCGATTCTTTACAGGCTTTGGTTAAATATTTTGCGAGCAACAAAGAAATCGACAATACTGGCATTGCCAATAGTCTTCAGGCCAAATTGAAGAACAACAATTTGAACAGCTTTGTACATGAAGTGCAGGCGCAAATTAGGAAGCATATTTCAAGCGAAGCGGCGGAATATTTGCGGCGAGACGCACAGTATATTTTGGTGCAGAAGTAGCCTTATTTCTAAAAGGAGAAGGACCTTATTTATAAACGATTTAAGAATAGGAGGTTTTTTCTCATGGTATTCCATGTCAAACTGTACAACAAAGCAAGCTTTGTCATGTGTCTTTTCATGCTTTTTGCTACGGTAGTACCTGTTTTTCCGGCCACGGTTCAAGCAGCCGTTCAGACGGCATTTTATGTAGCCCCGAATGGCAGCGACTCCAATCCGGGCACACAGTCTCAGCCGTTTGCTACGCTTACGAAATCCCGCGATGTGGTTAGGGCGATTAACAGCAATATGACAGGAGATATCAATGTATACGTGGCTTCAGGTAATTATTACGTAAACAACACGATTTCCTTTGATGAAAGAGATTCGGGCACCAATGGATATAATGTTGTCTACACGAATTTGGACGGCCTCGGTACGGCGAAATTCATTGGTGGCAATAAAGTGACCTCTGCTTGGAGTCCGGTAACCCGTACAGGCGCCGATGCAGACTTGCCCGTCAGTTCCGTTGGGAACGTCTATAAAACCTATGTCGGCACAGGGATTCAGTTCAATACACTATACGTCAACGATACCAGGGCTGTCATGGCCAGAACTAGTAATTTAAATGTCGATCCTAGATTTCCTGCCTCTCAAACGGATTATATGAGATCCGCCGGCGGTGGAATCAGCACCTTAATCTATAACTCCGGCGATATTGATGCGGTATCCTTAGCCGGATTAGTGAACGCGCAAACACGCAGCGACTTAGACGCACAGGTGTATATGTGGGACGGCGGATATTGGGATTGGATGACGGATACCATCCCGATTGCTGGTATTAATACTTCTACGCGTACTGTTCAATTTAAAACCAATCCGAATAATGCTGCGGCATACCGTCCCAAATATAAGACCGGTACGAATGCAAGATACTTCTTGCAGGGCAATCTGGGGTTCTTGGATCAACCCGGTGAATACTATTTCAACAAAAAAACGGGATATTTATACTACTATCCACTAGCAGGTTCAGGAAGCATTGACAATCAGGACATCGTGATCCCTGCTGTCCAGAAAATCATTGATATCAAAGGCGCTTCCCGTACAAGCATGGTATCGCATATCACTTTTAATGGCTTGGAATTTAAAGATACGGAATTCTCGGACTACTACAGCTACGGGTGGAACTGGGGCGATGCTGGTGCAGGATTAGGTTATTATCCGCCGGCTGCGGCGGGAAGCACACAGCCGTCATACGCCGAGCAGAGCGAAAGAGTGGAGTTCCAGGTTGGTGTCATTACGTTGACCAATACGAGTAACATCACGATCAGCAATTCGCATATTAAAAATGCGGGCATGTTCGGGATCGAACTCTATCTAGCGAACCAGTATACAAATATCAATAACTCCCTGATCGAATATACCGGACATGGCGGTGTGAATATTGAAGGCGGATATCCCGGGGTAGCCGGGGACGCAAACGGGGACGGATACAGCCATCATAATACGGTTACCAATACGATGATCCATGATATTGGACAGCTGGTTGGTCAATCCGCAGGGATTACCATCAATAATTCCGGCTATAATACGTTCTCGCATCTTGAAATCTACAACTCGCCAAGAAGAGGGATTTTTGTAACAGGAGGTTGGAACCGTAATCCGAACGTTGCCTTTCCGAACGGCGATAAGAACTACAATCCGATGACTGATTTGTATTCGCATCATAACACGTTTGAATATGTTTATCTGCATGACATGCAGCAGGATGGTGGAGATGACGGTGCATTCTTCGCCTGCTATTTATATCAGGGCCAAACCAATTATAAGCCCAACTATATCAATCAGATGGTCATTGACAATGTGGGAGCAAATACAAGCATGACAGACATCGCCCCCAATGGCATGAATCTGGATATGGGTACTTCCGGATTTGAATTGCGAAATGTTAAAATCGTAAATCCGCAGCATTTTAATTTTGAAGTTGGCGGCTATAATGCAAAATATGCATTAATCAACACAAATATTGACTTTGGCACCGCTTATAATCAAGTCGCCACCTTTAATGACGCTTTAATGGATTATGCGAACATCGGTGTCGGGGCTAATTTTCCAAGTGTCTATTTACCCGCAACAGTTTCATTTCAAGAACCGGACAATATTTATTTCAAAGATGATTTCGAAAATGGAATGGATTGGACGAAGTGGGTTTATAAAGGTATGAGACCTGTTGTGACCACGGAATGGATGTCTGAAGGCGTTCTTCATGGCAAAAAAGCGTTGACAATACACAGCGATGCTGCACCAAGCGGTTCAAAACCGGTGTTGTACAGAGACTTCGGCGGTTCGCTCAATAAAATCGTCACTGTAAAAATGTTCGATCGTCAAAGCAGTAACTTAGTTCCTTACGATTCCGGCACGACTATCTCTTCAACGGTGAAATCACTGGCTCGAGCAGACAATGGTGTTCAGGTTGTAGGGATAGGGCTGGATACGACGGTAAGCGATAAATATTACGTTGTTATGAATGGATCAACCGAAACGGCAACCACGGTTCCTCGAACCTATGGCTGGCATGAGCTGAAATGGGATTATACAAGCGGAAGTGACGTGAAGCTGTACATTGACGGCGCGCTGGTTCAGACCTTAACCACCATATCCAATTTTAATCGTGTCGAGCTCGGGTCTGGCGATGGTATTGGCGTGAGTTATTACGATCAGTTATATATTTATGGGGGTACAGTAACCCCTCTGCCTGATCCGCTGCCGACACCTTCTGCACCGATTCCTGGCAAGATTGAAGCGGAAGATTTCAATGATATGTCAGGCATTCAGGCGGTTACAGCCTCAGAGGGCACTTTTGCTGCGGGCTATTTAGACGCTGGTGACTGGATAGACTATCGTGTCAATGTCGCGACTGCCGGCACCTATAAGGTGAATTATCGGGTGGCCGTTAATGGGGGATACACCGGTGAAGTTCAGCTGCAGGTGAACGGAGTCAATCTGAAGACCACTTCATTCCCGAGTACAGGCGGCTGGCAAAATTGGGCGACAGTAAGCGATACCGTAACACTAAGCGAAGGACCTCAGACGATAAGACTCTATATTACCAAAAACGGGTGGAACCTGAATTGGTTCCAGATCGAGAAGATTGTGCCGATCCCTGGCAAGATCGAAGCGGAAAATTATAACGCGATGTCGGGCGTACAAACGGAACCATCATCAGAAGGCACGTTGAATGTAGGTTATATCGACGCTGGCGATTGGATGGATTATAACGTTAATGTCGCGACCACCGGTATCTATACGGTGAATTATCGGGTAGCCGTTAATGTAGGATACACCGGTGAAGTCCAACTGCAGGTGAACGGAGTCAATCTGAAAACAACGTCAATCCCAAGTACAGGCGGATGGCAAAATTGGGCGACGGTAAGCGATACGGTGACACTAAGTGCAGGACCTCAGACGATACGGCTGTACGCCAGCAAAACCGGTTTGAATCTGAATTGGTTCCAACTGCTAGCACCGACGACAACGCCAAGCACTGACACCATTCAGGCTGAGAACTATAGCTCGCATAGGGGAGTTGCGACCCATAGCATTGGAACAGGGACTGTCGTTGGCAATATAGATCCAAGCGATTGGATGGTATATAACGGTATCGATTTCGGTACGGGTATCAATCAGTTCATGGCCAATGTAGGCGTCGATCCTGCTTATGCAGGTAAGCAGCTCCAGTTAAGGCTTGACAGCACGACCGGACCATTAATTGGTACATTAACCATAAGCTCAACTGGCGGATGGGATACTTACGCAACGCAGACATGCGCCGTATCTGGCGTGAGCGGAGTGCATAATTTGTATATTGTTGCTGCCGGAAGTGGAGACGGAGTGGGTAATATCGACTGGTTCAAGTTCAATGTAAATAATACACCACCGGCGGATGCCACCTTTACTGCCGATGTGACAGCACCAACCAACATCGACTTCAACGTAACGATTCACTATCCGGATGACGCAGCGGTGAAGGAATATAAAGTGGGTACTGATGGTACGTGGTCACTGTACACCTCTCCGATTGTCATGACTGCGAACAGCACGGTCTATGCGAGAAGTACGGATGATGTGGGCAACATATCGAATATTACCAGCTATGAAGTCAGCAATATCGACAAGATCGCACCCGAGAGCAGTGCAGCCGTCACGCCGTCTCAACCCGAAGGGCAGAACGGCTGGTACGAACATCCGGTTACGCTTGAGCTTGCCTCCTCGGACCATGGATCGGGTCAGCTTATTACATTGTCAACGATGGAGAGGAACAAACCGGAAATTCGGTAGTCCTCACGGAAGAAGTCGTTCATAAACTGGAATACTGGAGCGTAGACAAGGCAGGGAATGTCGAGGAGCGTCATACCGCAACCGTGAAGATCGACAAGACCGGGCCGACACTCACGATTGGGCTAGATCCTATGACTCTCTGGCCAGCGAATCACAAAATGGTGAAGGTGAATGCTGCGCTGGATTCTAGTGACACCTTGTCAGGAATCAAATCCGTAGTGTTAACCTCCATTACAAGCAACGAACCGGAAAGTGAAGAAGGCGATATTCAAGCAAACTTGGGGTCCGAGGACACTTCGTTCAGCTTGCGTGCATCAAGATCCGGTAAAGGAACAGGTCGCGTTTATACAATTACTTACACGGCTACCGACCATGCAGGCAACCAAACAGTTGCAACTGCAACCGTAACTGTCCTGCATGATCAGTCGGGAAAGCCTGAAAAGTAGTACGGGTGAACGTTATGTAAGAAGGATGGCATTGAAGCCATCCTTCTTTTTTACTTTGAAAAGTGGGTTTTTCTTGTCCTAGTACATTCCCCAGCCATAAAGGATTATCTGTTAAAAAACGACAAAACACTTCGTTTTTTTGTTGTATGGTAAAATTAGGATGAATACCATAGAGCTACGGGCAGTTTAGCGAAGTGTAGAATTATTCTTCTACCAATTGGTGCGATAATTATCTGAGGAAGTACCCTGCTTGCTCTATCGTCTACTTCAGCGGGAACCATTCGCAATCGTTTGTGAAGAACGACCTAAAGGTGCCAGTGTACCAAAAAAAACAAAGCGCAGATGTGCATGTGTGTTACTGCTTTGATTGAACTCCCATGAAAATTTAATTTGCAGTTGCAGAAAAAGCGCAGACATACCGGCACCGCCTGGACCGGCAATGATGATATCATATTTATCTTTTAGTTGATCGTACGGTGTATAGCTGGCTTGAGACGCTCCCGAAACGGCTTCTGTTTCTTTGGTCACTTCTTGATGCTACTTTATTTTTTTATGTTTAACCCCTCTCTGCTCTGCTAGGTGACAGGAATCATAGACGTACTTGCGAGGTGTTGCTACAATGTTTCATGGAAATAAAGTGAAATTCTTCACAAGAAATTACAGAAGGAGTTATTTATGATGAAAAGAATCGTAACACTGAGTACCCGCAAACTGATGGATACCGCAAAACACGGCGGATGCGGCGCATGCCAGACATCTTGCCAGTCCGCTTGTAAAACTTCCTGCGGAGTTGCAAACCAGAAGTGTGAAAATGCAATGAACAGATAGGATTCGGAATTTTACCGCCCATTGCTCTGCTGATGGGCGGCTATTTTTAAGAAACGGACGCAACCTCTAAAGGACGGCAAAGCCGTTTCTACTTGTGTGCAAAAGGAGCTTGATTAGCAAGTATGATTCATCAATATAAACTAAATGGATATAACATCGTGCTCGACACCTACAGTGGCTCGGTACATGTTGTTGATGACCTAGCATATGAAATTACAGAGCTTTATGAGAAAACTTCTGTCGAAAAAATCGTGACAACGATGTTGGATAAATATAAACATGATTCCAGCATTTCCGAGAGCGACATTCGAGAAACCATCGTGGATATCGAGGAACTTAAAAATGATGGCCAGCTCTTTACAAAAGATGAGTATGAGAACCTCTCGCTTGATTTAAAAAAACGAAAAACTTATGTCAAGGCGCTCTGCCTCAATGTTGCGCATACCTGTAATCTGTCATGCGACTATTGCTTCGCCAGCCAGGGGAAATACAACGGAGATCGGGCAATCATGAGCTATGAGGTTGGACAAAGAGCTATCGATTACCTGCTTGAAAATTCGGGTCATCATCGAAACCTTGACATCGACTTTTTCGGCGGGGAACCGCTTTTGGCCTGGAAAGTGGTTAAACAGATCGTAGCTTATGCAAGAAGCAAAGAACAAGAATACAAAAAAAAGTTCCGCTTCACCTTCACGACGAACGGGATGCTGCTGAACGATGAGGTCACCGAGTTTTTAAATCAGGAAATGTACAATGTCGTATTAAGCCTGGATGGAAGAAAAGAGGTTCATGACCGACTTCGCAAAACAGTTAACGGAAAAGGCAGCTACGATCATATTGTTCCGAAGTTCCAGGAATTCGTTCGTAAGCGCGGAGACCAAGAGTACTATGTACGAGGAACCTACACTCGTAACAATGTCGATTTCACCAATGATATATTTCATATCGCAGACCTTGGTTTTGACAAGATTTCGATGGAACCGGTCATCTGTGATCCAAGGGAACCCTATGCACTTACCGAGGAGGACCTCCCGGAGATATACAACCAGTACGAAATTCTCGCCAAGGAAATGATCGGACGCGGTGAACAAGGCAAGGGGTTTACCTTTTATCATTACATGCTTGACCTCTCGGAAGGACCTTGCATCCAGAAGAGAATCACTGGCTGTGGTTCAGGAACCGAATATCTTGCTGTCACCCCTTGGGGAGAACTTTTTCCTTGCCACCAGTTCGTCGGGGATGAAGAGTACAGCATGGGAAACATCTGGGATGGAATCACACAACCTGAGTTGCAATGTCAATTTAAAGAGAGCAACTGCTACTCAAAGCCGGAATGCAAGGACTGCTGGGCGAAACTCTACTGCAGCGGCGGTTGTCCTGCCAATGCGCTGCACGCAACTGGTTCCCTGGGCGGAACCTATGACTTCAGCTGTGATATCTTCCGCAAGAGGGTCGAATGTTCCATGATGGTGAAGGTTGATGAATCCATTAGAGCGATGGAAGGGTAATCTAGCTAGTTAACGTAATGGATGAATAAACTGTAACCGAGAAAAAGACGCTTTTAAATAAAGTGCCCTTTCTCGGTTTTTTGTATTAACTCGAGCATTCATGATCATCCATTAGCATTATAACGACTGCACTTACCAGTGCCG
The window above is part of the Paenibacillus sp. FSL K6-0276 genome. Proteins encoded here:
- a CDS encoding ABC transporter permease subunit, coding for MNNNMPATTVVKGKLKQPQHRFRFTFFKEIVKRWPFYVMVLPGLLFILIFNYLPMFGVIIAFKDYNPVAGILASEWIGFKNFEFFFESDLAWRVTFNTIFYNLVILGLVTSISIVFSILLQETGSKLRTGLYKSIMLMPFFLSWVVGEYIVYTLLNTDQGLVNGIRESLGLEAIQWYGEPSYWRFIMPLAYLLKQVGYTSVIYVAAITGISPEYYEAAEIDGASKWQKAWYVTIPLLMPVVIILTLLSLGRIFNGGLGDWSAFYTLPRESGILFSTTDVIDTYVFRALRTVNDIGMSSAVGLYQAVVGLILVLICNYLVKKYDPESAMF
- a CDS encoding carbohydrate ABC transporter permease translates to MEGSLSLVKRRGTFTKLVVNIIFIIYSLMCLIPIWMVLSVSLTHEKSIITEGYHLFPKDFSLAGYWYAFSGSTSILNAYKITILVTVVGTILHLLITSMLSYAISRPEVRYRNQIAFLVFFTILFNGGLAPYYILITKYLHLKDTLFVLIVVLLLSPVHVMIMRNFFKALPDSITEAARIDGSGEFNTFFRIVLPLSTPVLATIGLFIAIAYWNDWFTSALFIENNKLYSLQYLLQSLLTNIQYLLSNDSASRSIEKAVGILPGESARMAACILSIGPIIVMYPVLQRYFVKGLTLGAVKA
- a CDS encoding ABC transporter substrate-binding protein, producing MFKLKKLLTTSIIFMFIVVLTLSGCGSKSESEAPSNEPTNKSTNKPTNEPAKQEEPVELSFYIANSPVKDMDRIMEAANKIIKEKINATLKLVVTDWSAYPQKLNLMISSGESFDLAFTGSFGELNYFQNASKGAYKDITELLDQYAPVTKSRVPDSIWNGVKVNGKIYGSINYQVWGMAGAKGVQLRKDFADKYNFDWKSMKNWEDLTPFLDAVKKGEPGIIPWEYSNQADNFADMPIMYGMDAVADNKIPGWIRINDKDIKVFNQYETEEYKGYLKTFRNWYVNGYIKNDAATMKDYVPDRKAKRIAALYANPYPDLVDMPELEAQSFMSMAPVEDKVYSYSKRFTEPFISANGPSTALVAVGANSKHPEKAVELIELINTNDELFHLIAFGEEGKDYKKIGEKQVEMIPDMYNFNYSEWEIGQSYGRMLWDQNTNVETQEKMLAIIYEADKTATVSPVMGFVFDSEPVKTQIANVDATLKEYLYTLNSGSVEPDKYYDEFINKLKKAGADDIIAEKQKQIDEWRKANGK
- a CDS encoding carbohydrate-binding protein — translated: MVFHVKLYNKASFVMCLFMLFATVVPVFPATVQAAVQTAFYVAPNGSDSNPGTQSQPFATLTKSRDVVRAINSNMTGDINVYVASGNYYVNNTISFDERDSGTNGYNVVYTNLDGLGTAKFIGGNKVTSAWSPVTRTGADADLPVSSVGNVYKTYVGTGIQFNTLYVNDTRAVMARTSNLNVDPRFPASQTDYMRSAGGGISTLIYNSGDIDAVSLAGLVNAQTRSDLDAQVYMWDGGYWDWMTDTIPIAGINTSTRTVQFKTNPNNAAAYRPKYKTGTNARYFLQGNLGFLDQPGEYYFNKKTGYLYYYPLAGSGSIDNQDIVIPAVQKIIDIKGASRTSMVSHITFNGLEFKDTEFSDYYSYGWNWGDAGAGLGYYPPAAAGSTQPSYAEQSERVEFQVGVITLTNTSNITISNSHIKNAGMFGIELYLANQYTNINNSLIEYTGHGGVNIEGGYPGVAGDANGDGYSHHNTVTNTMIHDIGQLVGQSAGITINNSGYNTFSHLEIYNSPRRGIFVTGGWNRNPNVAFPNGDKNYNPMTDLYSHHNTFEYVYLHDMQQDGGDDGAFFACYLYQGQTNYKPNYINQMVIDNVGANTSMTDIAPNGMNLDMGTSGFELRNVKIVNPQHFNFEVGGYNAKYALINTNIDFGTAYNQVATFNDALMDYANIGVGANFPSVYLPATVSFQEPDNIYFKDDFENGMDWTKWVYKGMRPVVTTEWMSEGVLHGKKALTIHSDAAPSGSKPVLYRDFGGSLNKIVTVKMFDRQSSNLVPYDSGTTISSTVKSLARADNGVQVVGIGLDTTVSDKYYVVMNGSTETATTVPRTYGWHELKWDYTSGSDVKLYIDGALVQTLTTISNFNRVELGSGDGIGVSYYDQLYIYGGTVTPLPDPLPTPSAPIPGKIEAEDFNDMSGIQAVTASEGTFAAGYLDAGDWIDYRVNVATAGTYKVNYRVAVNGGYTGEVQLQVNGVNLKTTSFPSTGGWQNWATVSDTVTLSEGPQTIRLYITKNGWNLNWFQIEKIVPIPGKIEAENYNAMSGVQTEPSSEGTLNVGYIDAGDWMDYNVNVATTGIYTVNYRVAVNVGYTGEVQLQVNGVNLKTTSIPSTGGWQNWATVSDTVTLSAGPQTIRLYASKTGLNLNWFQLLAPTTTPSTDTIQAENYSSHRGVATHSIGTGTVVGNIDPSDWMVYNGIDFGTGINQFMANVGVDPAYAGKQLQLRLDSTTGPLIGTLTISSTGGWDTYATQTCAVSGVSGVHNLYIVAAGSGDGVGNIDWFKFNVNNTPPADATFTADVTAPTNIDFNVTIHYPDDAAVKEYKVGTDGTWSLYTSPIVMTANSTVYARSTDDVGNISNITSYEVSNIDKIAPESSAAVTPSQPEGQNGWYEHPVTLELASSDHGSGQLITLSTMERNKPEIR
- a CDS encoding Ig-like domain repeat protein, whose protein sequence is MKIDKTGPTLTIGLDPMTLWPANHKMVKVNAALDSSDTLSGIKSVVLTSITSNEPESEEGDIQANLGSEDTSFSLRASRSGKGTGRVYTITYTATDHAGNQTVATATVTVLHDQSGKPEK
- the scfA gene encoding six-cysteine ranthipeptide SCIFF encodes the protein MKRIVTLSTRKLMDTAKHGGCGACQTSCQSACKTSCGVANQKCENAMNR
- the scfB gene encoding thioether cross-link-forming SCIFF peptide maturase, with the protein product MIHQYKLNGYNIVLDTYSGSVHVVDDLAYEITELYEKTSVEKIVTTMLDKYKHDSSISESDIRETIVDIEELKNDGQLFTKDEYENLSLDLKKRKTYVKALCLNVAHTCNLSCDYCFASQGKYNGDRAIMSYEVGQRAIDYLLENSGHHRNLDIDFFGGEPLLAWKVVKQIVAYARSKEQEYKKKFRFTFTTNGMLLNDEVTEFLNQEMYNVVLSLDGRKEVHDRLRKTVNGKGSYDHIVPKFQEFVRKRGDQEYYVRGTYTRNNVDFTNDIFHIADLGFDKISMEPVICDPREPYALTEEDLPEIYNQYEILAKEMIGRGEQGKGFTFYHYMLDLSEGPCIQKRITGCGSGTEYLAVTPWGELFPCHQFVGDEEYSMGNIWDGITQPELQCQFKESNCYSKPECKDCWAKLYCSGGCPANALHATGSLGGTYDFSCDIFRKRVECSMMVKVDESIRAMEG